In the genome of Vicia villosa cultivar HV-30 ecotype Madison, WI linkage group LG7, Vvil1.0, whole genome shotgun sequence, one region contains:
- the LOC131619186 gene encoding uncharacterized protein LOC131619186: MASCLKRVSVAAMGGWFEGKWQWDDFGLFAGVPGLTADLASLRGRLEGFCGMSEGKDLLEWTVNSEAGFSVASCFAFYGSSQFPFGPPNKFDGAIGLVWKSEVPFKIKAFAWRLLLNRLPTKDILVCRGISFPLDNLKYIFCGIDLENRDHSFFYFFVVKKIWSEIAFWVGKLDMEEECCRNLMD, from the coding sequence ATGGCCTCTTGCTTGAAGAGAGTTTCGGTGGCGGCTATGGGAGGTTGGTTTGAAGGAAAGTGGCAATGGGACGATTTTGGCTTATTTGCGGGGGTTCCCGGTCTCACGGCCGATCTTGCTTCTCTTCGGGGTCGGTTAGAGGGATTTTGTGGTATGTCGGAAGGCAAAGACTTGTTAGAATGGACCGTTAATTCGGAAGCGGGTTTTTCGGTTGCCTCGTGTTTTGCATTTTATGGAAGCTCTCAATTTCCTTTTGGTCCTCCTAACAAGTTTGACGGAGCTATTGGGCTTGTGTGGAAATCAGAAGTACCTTTCAAAATAAAGGCTTTTGCTTGGAGACTTCTTCTTAATAGACTTCCAACAAAGGACATTTTGGTGTGTAGAGGTATTTCTTTCCCTTTAGATAATTTAAagtatattttttgtggaattgaTTTGGAGAATCGGgatcattcttttttttatttctttgtggTAAAGAAGATATGGAGTGAGATAGCTTTTTGGGTTGGTAAATTGGATATGGAGGAAGAGTGTTGTCGAAATCTTATGGATTGA